A single region of the Kwoniella botswanensis chromosome 1, complete sequence genome encodes:
- a CDS encoding spermidine synthase, with protein sequence MALTHPNVVDGWFREINPQWPGQAMTLKVKQILHTEKSLFQDVLVFESETYGNVLVLDGVIQCTERDEFSYQEMIAHLPLASHPNPENVLVIGGGDGGVIREVLKHKSVKKVTLCDIDEAVIRVSKEWLPIMSQCYKDPRVEVHIGDGFKFLPEHKNEYDAIITDSSDPVGPAEALFKAPYFQLLKEALKEDGHISTQAECLWIHLPLIKELKETCKKLFPVVKYGYTTIPTYPAGQIGIMVCSKDGSRDVTVPLRAVPDTKYYNSDVHRAAFTIPEFGRAMLEDGINVMPKFSGVRPGPASNQTTKKKVLLLGSGLVAPPAAEYITKHNHELTVACRTFATAEALCANLPNATPMSVDVGSPDALRQAIKGHDVVVSLVPYTYHASVMEAALEEKAHVVTTSYVNPQMKALHQKFVDAGLICFNEIGVDPGVDHLWAIKTIDEVHKAGGKIKSFYSFCGGLPEPAASDNALGYKFSWSPVGVLMALNNDGRFYKDGQIADVAGKDLMSSAKPYYFTPAYNLVAYPNRDSSVFKEFYGLKDVENLVRGTMRYAGFCEVITAWKEMGLLDDTPRDDLAKDAAPVTWLELIAKSIGVDAKETAVIEKLRSLKSFEKDAKILIGKFRGLGLFSSEKVTPRGSIMRTLSALLEEKCQFQPGEVDIVLLQHTFEIVNADGTEQTITSTLEAYGDRNGGHSAMARLVGVPCGVAVQFILEGVLTTPGVLQPYDEPTCKLFRDRLEKEENITMIEKVI encoded by the exons ATGGCTCTCACTCACCCCAACGTTGTTG ACGGCTGGTTCAGAGAGATCAACCCACAATGGCCAG GTCAGGCTATGACTCTCAA GGTCAAGCAAATCTTGCACACTGAgaaatctctcttccaa GACGTCCTCGTCTTTGAATCCGAGACTTACGGTAACGTCCTTGTTCTTGACGGTGTCATCCAGTGTACCGAACGAGATGAATTCTC CTACCAAGAAATGATTGCCCACCTTCCTTTAGCATCTCACCCTAATCCCGAGAACGTATTAGtcattggtggtggtgacgGTGGTGTTATCCGAGAAGTCCTCAAGCACAAATCAGTGAAGAAGGTCACCCTttgtgatatcgatgag GCCGTCATCAGGGTCTCCAAAGAATGGCTTCCTATCATGTCTCAGTGTTACAAAGACCCTCGAGTCGAAGTCCACATTGGTGATGGTTTCAAGTTCCTCCCCGAACACAAGAACGAATACGATGCCATTATCACTGACTCCTCTGACCCTGTTGGTCCCGCCGAGGCCCTTTTCAAAGCTCCTTACTTCCAACTTCTCAAAGAAGCTCTTAAGGAGGACGGTCACATCTCCACCCAGGCTGAATGCTTGTGGATCCACCTTCCATTGATCAAGGAACTCAAGGAAACCTGCAAGAAGCTTTTCCCAGTTGTCAAATACGGTTACACCACTATCCCCACCTACCCTGCTGGTCAGATCGGTATCATGGTCTGCTCAAAAGACGGCAGCAGAGATGTCACTGTTCCCCTCCGAGCCGTCCCAGACACCAAGTACTACAACTCTGATGTTCACCGAGCTGCCTTCACCATCCCTGAATTCGGTCGAGCCATGCTCGAAGATGGTATCAACGTCATGCCTAAATTCTCAGGTGTCCGACCAGGTCCCGCTTCCAACCAAACcaccaagaagaaggtccTCCTCCTTGGTTCAGGTCTTGTCGCTCCTCCCGCCGCCGAATACATTACCAAACATAACCACGAGCTTACTGTCGCTTGTCGAACTTTCGCTACTGCCGAAGCTCTTTGTGCCAACCTTCCTAACGCTACTCCCATGTCCGTGGACGTCGGTTCTCCCGATGCTTTGAGACAAGCCATCAAAGGTCACGATGTTGTTGTATCCCTCGTTCCCTACACCTATCACGCCTCAGTCATGGAGGCTGCTCTCGAAGAGAAGGCTCACGTCGTCACCACTTCTTATGTCAACCCTCAAATGAAGGCTCTTCACCAAAAATTCGTTGATGCCGGTTTGATCTGTTTCAACGAGATCGGTGTTGACCCTGGAGTCGACCACCTTTGGGCTATCAAGACCATTGACGAGGTCCACAAGGCCGGCGGTAAGATCAAGAGCTTCTACTCTTTCTGTGGTGGTCTCCCTGAACCTGCCGCTTCGGACAACGCCCTTGGTTACAAGTTCTCTTGGTCCCCTGTCGGAGTGCTCATGGCGCTCAATAACGACGGTCGATTCTACAAGGATGGTCAGATCGCCGACGTTGCCGGTAAAGACCTCAT GTCCTCCGCCAAACCATACTACTTCACCCCCGCTTACAACCTCGTTGCCTACCCTAACCGAGACTCATCCGTCTTCAAGGAATTCTACGGTCTCAAGGACGTTGAGAATTTGGTTCGAGGAACTATGCGATACGCTGGTTTCTGCGAAGTCATCACCGCTTGGAAGGAGATGGGTCTTTTGGACGATACTCCTCGAGATGATCTCGCTAAGGATGCTGCTCCTGTTACATGGCTCGAATTGATCGCTAAATCCATCGGTGTCGATGCTAAGGAGAC TGCCGTCATTGAAAAGCTCAGATCACTCAAATCATTCGAGAAAGACGCCAAGATCCTCATCGGTAAATTCCGAGGACTCGGTCTTTTCTCTTCTGAGAAGGTCACTCCTAGAGGTTCGATCATGAGAACCCTCTCTGCTCTCCTCGAAGAGAAATGTCAATTCCAACCTGGAGAAGTTGACATTGTCTTGCTCCAACACACCTTCGAGATTGTCAATGCTGACGGGACTGAG CAAACTATCACTTCTACCCTTGAGGCTTACGGTGATAGAAACGGTGGTCACTCCGCTATGGCCCGACTTGTCGGT GTTCCATGTGGTGTCGCTGTGCAATTCATCCTTGAAGGTGTCCTTACCACCCCTGGTGTCCTCCAACCATACGACGAACCT ACATGTAAATTATTCAGAGACAGACTCGAAAAGGAGGAGAACATCACTATGATCGAGAAGGTCATCTAA
- a CDS encoding lipoyl(octanoyl) transferase has product MVSKSFTRLLNPSTFRQVSLSSSSCATPSSSLPPLRYHIFREPLPYPVGLELQKDIIDVRLKAKRDDPAGSRGKGDVVLMLEHTPTYTTGRRDNSPNPNELHPEERKVQNVGANFYITKRGGQVTYHGPGQLVGYPILDLNVMETPTRCYVEYLQAMLAEYAKDDLGIQGVLAPHPEGHVGVFSSPTEKFASIGIHLSHRITSHGFAMNITPQPIKWFDLVMACGLADVKATSLHQLIPPSSKGGLPSVRNVAESLIPKFGDLFSRGIIPLSQDLQEEGAEVKQIYELVQKAEEDAKIVNEKQGGWPDEPDLSKKE; this is encoded by the exons ATGGTATCGAAATCTTTCACTCGCCTGTTAAACCCTTCCACCTTCCGACAAGTctcactatcatcctcgtcgtGCGCAactccctcttcatccttacCTCCACTTCGATATCACATCTTCAGAGAACCACTACCATACCCTGTGGGGTTGGAATTGCAGAAGGATATCATAGATGTAAGGTTGAAAGcgaagagggatgatccGGCTGGGAGTAGAGGGAAAGGTGACGTGGTTCTGATGCTTG AACATACACCGACATACACAACCGGAAGACGAGACAATTCACCAAATCCCAACGAATTACACCCAGAGGAGAGAAAAGTACAGAATGTAGGAGCGAATTTTTACATTACCAAGAGAGGTGGTCAGGTCACGTATCATGGTCCAGGTCAGTTGGTTGGGTATCCAATATTGGATTTGAATGtcatggag ACACCTACGAGATGTTATGTCGAATACCTCCAGGCGATGTTAGCAGAATATGCGAAGGATGATCTGGGTATTCAAGGTGTACTGGCTCCTCATCCTGAAGGTCATGTAGGAGTATTCTCATCACCTACTGAGAAG TTCGCATCGATAGGCATACACCTCTCTCATCGAATAACATCCCACGGATTCGCCATGAACATAACACCCCAGCCTATCAAATGGTTCGATCTGGTGATGGCATGCGGTCTAGCCGATGTCAAAGCTACCTCATTACATCAACTCATCCCACCTTCGAGTAAGGGAGGTTTACCAAGTGTGAGAAACGTGGCCGAAAGTCTGATACCGAAATTTGGCGACTTGTTCTCAAGGGGGATCATACCCCTTTCGCAAGATTTACAGGAGGAAGGAGCAGAGGTCAAGCAGATATACGAGCTGGTGCAGAAAGCGGAGGAGGATGCGAAGATTGTGAATGAGAAACAGGGTGGTTGGCCAGATGAACCTGATCTGTCGAAGAAGGAATAG